CATTCCCGGCAAGGCAACGATGGCTGGGTGGAAGGGCAGACTCTTTCAGTGCCGGAGCATTCAGGAGGGCGTGCAGTTGATCGCTGACCTGAAGCTCACGATCCCCAAGATACGGGAATTTGCGCGGTATCTGGGGGTAAGGCTGAAGGGATGCAGGTATCTCAAGGCGGAGATAGTGCGCCGGGTCATCAACGGGAGTCTTGGTGCAAAGCTGAGAGCGGACTCGCTGATGAGGGCGGTGCAGAAGAGAAAGGAGGAGCATGATGCAGGATTGTTCAACTATGCGGAAAGTCCGAGTGTCGCATTCGGCACGGGAGACAAACCGTCTGCTCGCGGATTACTGGGTGTTGCTCGATGCGAGTTCGTTCAACGGCAGGGCGCAGTTCGTGCTTGGACGTGAATTTGACTTCGATGCAGAGGGATTCTGCAAGGCGGCGCGGGGTGTTAGGGAGGCTGTGTGTCATGGATAAGTCATCACTGCTTGCACACATCATGACGCTTAGGCGTGAGGTAGACGGCCTCATGGACATGGTGATCGCGATGGAGGACACAGAGCCTCAGCCGGTGCAGGTGAAACAGGACAGCCCTGACGACTGGATGACGGCCAAGCAGACCTGCAAGTGCCTGAAGATCTCGGAGACCACGTTCTACGAGTACATCAGGCAGGGACTGCTTCCGCCGGGAATGGAGTTCGGGCCGAGAAGCAAACGCTGGAAGATGTCGGAGATCAGGGCATGGCGCGAGGCAAAGCAGAATCCCGCCGGTGAAGCCCCAAGACGCAGAGGCAGACGTTCGCGCGTTATGAAAATTGGAGCGTTTATGCATGTCTGAAGTTGAGATGGTACTTCCTGAAAAGCCTGTCTTCAC
Above is a genomic segment from Synergistaceae bacterium containing:
- a CDS encoding helix-turn-helix domain-containing protein, with amino-acid sequence MDKSSLLAHIMTLRREVDGLMDMVIAMEDTEPQPVQVKQDSPDDWMTAKQTCKCLKISETTFYEYIRQGLLPPGMEFGPRSKRWKMSEIRAWREAKQNPAGEAPRRRGRRSRVMKIGAFMHV